From the genome of Nicotiana sylvestris chromosome 2, ASM39365v2, whole genome shotgun sequence, one region includes:
- the LOC104232270 gene encoding uncharacterized protein isoform X7 gives MEFPKSSSALSSEMQKSVAIHSCLPSNNKTQQDEDKREPCFMHLLRAKLLCFWKQQVEEILQASELKRKQELPLARIRRVIKSNDQVKMVSAHAIVLFAKATEMFILELTLRAWMQAEQVKRRTLKRYDIARAIRNEELLDFLCDIVPLQSYKFQVEEANYGQGNEFHPAYQMVQPINFPNLQYQFQVEEEANDGQGNEFHPAYEMLQLQPNNIPLQYQFQVEEEALDVRGNEFHQAYQMVQPNNILLQQQNQFQVEELANDGQGNEFLVAYQMVQPNDVPVEEEANGGQGNQFHPAYQMVQPNSIPASFTSIQGIPAPLMLPPAINSSAEAKFTNDGFALDNKEGL, from the exons ATGGAATTCCCAAAATCCTCATCAGCTCTATCATCAGAAATGCAAAAGTCGGTTGCTATCCATAGCTGCTTGCCAAGTAACAACAAAACTCAGCAG GATGAAGATAAAAGGGAGCCTTGTTTCATGCATTTGCTAAGAGCAAAGCTCCTCTGTTTCTGGAAACAACAAGTCGAAGAAATTCTTCAAGCTTCAG AGCTAAAGAGAAAACAAGAGCTGCCCCTTGCAAGGATCAGGCGCGTAATTAAGTCAAACGATCAAGTAAAG ATGGTTAGCGCACATGCTATCGTTTTATTTGCAAAAGCAACTGAGATGTTCATTCTTGAACTCACACTTCGTGCGTGGATGCAAGCTGAACAAGTCAAACGTCGAACTCTGAAGCGTTATGACATTGCTAGGGCCATAAGGAATGAAGAACTTCTTGATTTCCTGTGTGATATCGTCCCACTGCAGTCCTATAAG TTTCAGGTGGAAGAGGCAAATTATGGCCAAGGAAATGAATTTCACCCGGCTTATCAAATGGTTCAGCCTATTAACTTTCCA AATCTGCAGTACCAATTTCAGGTGGAAGAGGAGGCAAATGATGGCCAAGGAAATGAATTTCACCCGGCTTATGAAATGCTTCAGCTTCAGCCTAATAACATTCCG CTACAGTACCAGTTTCAGGTGGAAGAGGAGGCCCTTGATGTCCGAGGAAATGAATTTCATCAGGCTTATCAAATGGTTCAGCCCAATAACATTCTG CTGCAGCAGCAGAACCAATTTCAGGTGGAAGAGTTGGCAAATGACGGCCAGGGAAATGAATTTCTCGTAGCTTATCAAATGGTTCAGCCTAATGATGTTCCA GTGGAAGAGGAGGCAAATGGTGGCCAAGGAAATCAATTTCACCCGGCTTATCAAATGGTTCAGCCTAATAGCATTCCG GCTTCTTTCACCAGCATCCAAGGAATTCCAGCGCCACTGATGCTACCACCTGCGATTAATTCATCTGCTGAAGCCAAGTTTACCAATGATGGATTTGCATTGGACAATAAGGAGGGACTTTAA
- the LOC104232270 gene encoding uncharacterized protein isoform X1 produces MEFPKSSSALSSEMQKSVAIHSCLPSNNKTQQDEDKREPCFMHLLRAKLLCFWKQQVEEILQASELKRKQELPLARIRRVIKSNDQVKMVSAHAIVLFAKATEMFILELTLRAWMQAEQVKRRTLKRYDIARAIRNEELLDFLCDIVPLQSYKFQVEEANYGQGNEFHPAYQMVQPINFPNLQYQFQVEEEANDGQGNEFHPAYEMLQLQPNNIPLQYQFQVEEEALDVRGNEFHQAYQMVQPNNILLQQQNQFQVEELANDGQGNEFLVAYQMVQPNDVPYQFQVEEEANGGQGNQFHPAYQMVQPNSIPASFTSIQGIPAPLMLPPAINSSAEAKFTNDGFALDNKEGL; encoded by the exons ATGGAATTCCCAAAATCCTCATCAGCTCTATCATCAGAAATGCAAAAGTCGGTTGCTATCCATAGCTGCTTGCCAAGTAACAACAAAACTCAGCAG GATGAAGATAAAAGGGAGCCTTGTTTCATGCATTTGCTAAGAGCAAAGCTCCTCTGTTTCTGGAAACAACAAGTCGAAGAAATTCTTCAAGCTTCAG AGCTAAAGAGAAAACAAGAGCTGCCCCTTGCAAGGATCAGGCGCGTAATTAAGTCAAACGATCAAGTAAAG ATGGTTAGCGCACATGCTATCGTTTTATTTGCAAAAGCAACTGAGATGTTCATTCTTGAACTCACACTTCGTGCGTGGATGCAAGCTGAACAAGTCAAACGTCGAACTCTGAAGCGTTATGACATTGCTAGGGCCATAAGGAATGAAGAACTTCTTGATTTCCTGTGTGATATCGTCCCACTGCAGTCCTATAAG TTTCAGGTGGAAGAGGCAAATTATGGCCAAGGAAATGAATTTCACCCGGCTTATCAAATGGTTCAGCCTATTAACTTTCCA AATCTGCAGTACCAATTTCAGGTGGAAGAGGAGGCAAATGATGGCCAAGGAAATGAATTTCACCCGGCTTATGAAATGCTTCAGCTTCAGCCTAATAACATTCCG CTACAGTACCAGTTTCAGGTGGAAGAGGAGGCCCTTGATGTCCGAGGAAATGAATTTCATCAGGCTTATCAAATGGTTCAGCCCAATAACATTCTG CTGCAGCAGCAGAACCAATTTCAGGTGGAAGAGTTGGCAAATGACGGCCAGGGAAATGAATTTCTCGTAGCTTATCAAATGGTTCAGCCTAATGATGTTCCA TACCAATTTCAGGTGGAAGAGGAGGCAAATGGTGGCCAAGGAAATCAATTTCACCCGGCTTATCAAATGGTTCAGCCTAATAGCATTCCG GCTTCTTTCACCAGCATCCAAGGAATTCCAGCGCCACTGATGCTACCACCTGCGATTAATTCATCTGCTGAAGCCAAGTTTACCAATGATGGATTTGCATTGGACAATAAGGAGGGACTTTAA
- the LOC104232270 gene encoding uncharacterized protein isoform X6: protein MEFPKSSSALSSEMQKSVAIHSCLPSNNKTQQDEDKREPCFMHLLRAKLLCFWKQQVEEILQASELKRKQELPLARIRRVIKSNDQVKMVSAHAIVLFAKATEMFILELTLRAWMQAEQVKRRTLKRYDIARAIRNEELLDFLCDIVPLQSYKFQVEEANYGQGNEFHPAYQMVQPINFPNLQYQFQVEEEANDGQGNEFHPAYEMLQLQPNNIPLQYQFQVEEEALDVRGNEFHQAYQMVQPNNILNQFQVEELANDGQGNEFLVAYQMVQPNDVPYQFQVEEEANGGQGNQFHPAYQMVQPNSIPASFTSIQGIPAPLMLPPAINSSAEAKFTNDGFALDNKEGL from the exons ATGGAATTCCCAAAATCCTCATCAGCTCTATCATCAGAAATGCAAAAGTCGGTTGCTATCCATAGCTGCTTGCCAAGTAACAACAAAACTCAGCAG GATGAAGATAAAAGGGAGCCTTGTTTCATGCATTTGCTAAGAGCAAAGCTCCTCTGTTTCTGGAAACAACAAGTCGAAGAAATTCTTCAAGCTTCAG AGCTAAAGAGAAAACAAGAGCTGCCCCTTGCAAGGATCAGGCGCGTAATTAAGTCAAACGATCAAGTAAAG ATGGTTAGCGCACATGCTATCGTTTTATTTGCAAAAGCAACTGAGATGTTCATTCTTGAACTCACACTTCGTGCGTGGATGCAAGCTGAACAAGTCAAACGTCGAACTCTGAAGCGTTATGACATTGCTAGGGCCATAAGGAATGAAGAACTTCTTGATTTCCTGTGTGATATCGTCCCACTGCAGTCCTATAAG TTTCAGGTGGAAGAGGCAAATTATGGCCAAGGAAATGAATTTCACCCGGCTTATCAAATGGTTCAGCCTATTAACTTTCCA AATCTGCAGTACCAATTTCAGGTGGAAGAGGAGGCAAATGATGGCCAAGGAAATGAATTTCACCCGGCTTATGAAATGCTTCAGCTTCAGCCTAATAACATTCCG CTACAGTACCAGTTTCAGGTGGAAGAGGAGGCCCTTGATGTCCGAGGAAATGAATTTCATCAGGCTTATCAAATGGTTCAGCCCAATAACATTCTG AACCAATTTCAGGTGGAAGAGTTGGCAAATGACGGCCAGGGAAATGAATTTCTCGTAGCTTATCAAATGGTTCAGCCTAATGATGTTCCA TACCAATTTCAGGTGGAAGAGGAGGCAAATGGTGGCCAAGGAAATCAATTTCACCCGGCTTATCAAATGGTTCAGCCTAATAGCATTCCG GCTTCTTTCACCAGCATCCAAGGAATTCCAGCGCCACTGATGCTACCACCTGCGATTAATTCATCTGCTGAAGCCAAGTTTACCAATGATGGATTTGCATTGGACAATAAGGAGGGACTTTAA
- the LOC104232270 gene encoding uncharacterized protein isoform X2 — protein sequence MEFPKSSSALSSEMQKSVAIHSCLPSNNKTQQDEDKREPCFMHLLRAKLLCFWKQQVEEILQASELKRKQELPLARIRRVIKSNDQVKMVSAHAIVLFAKATEMFILELTLRAWMQAEQVKRRTLKRYDIARAIRNEELLDFLCDIVPLQSYKFQVEEANYGQGNEFHPAYQMVQPINFPNLQYQFQVEEEANDGQGNEFHPAYEMLQLQPNNIPYQFQVEEEALDVRGNEFHQAYQMVQPNNILLQQQNQFQVEELANDGQGNEFLVAYQMVQPNDVPYQFQVEEEANGGQGNQFHPAYQMVQPNSIPASFTSIQGIPAPLMLPPAINSSAEAKFTNDGFALDNKEGL from the exons ATGGAATTCCCAAAATCCTCATCAGCTCTATCATCAGAAATGCAAAAGTCGGTTGCTATCCATAGCTGCTTGCCAAGTAACAACAAAACTCAGCAG GATGAAGATAAAAGGGAGCCTTGTTTCATGCATTTGCTAAGAGCAAAGCTCCTCTGTTTCTGGAAACAACAAGTCGAAGAAATTCTTCAAGCTTCAG AGCTAAAGAGAAAACAAGAGCTGCCCCTTGCAAGGATCAGGCGCGTAATTAAGTCAAACGATCAAGTAAAG ATGGTTAGCGCACATGCTATCGTTTTATTTGCAAAAGCAACTGAGATGTTCATTCTTGAACTCACACTTCGTGCGTGGATGCAAGCTGAACAAGTCAAACGTCGAACTCTGAAGCGTTATGACATTGCTAGGGCCATAAGGAATGAAGAACTTCTTGATTTCCTGTGTGATATCGTCCCACTGCAGTCCTATAAG TTTCAGGTGGAAGAGGCAAATTATGGCCAAGGAAATGAATTTCACCCGGCTTATCAAATGGTTCAGCCTATTAACTTTCCA AATCTGCAGTACCAATTTCAGGTGGAAGAGGAGGCAAATGATGGCCAAGGAAATGAATTTCACCCGGCTTATGAAATGCTTCAGCTTCAGCCTAATAACATTCCG TACCAGTTTCAGGTGGAAGAGGAGGCCCTTGATGTCCGAGGAAATGAATTTCATCAGGCTTATCAAATGGTTCAGCCCAATAACATTCTG CTGCAGCAGCAGAACCAATTTCAGGTGGAAGAGTTGGCAAATGACGGCCAGGGAAATGAATTTCTCGTAGCTTATCAAATGGTTCAGCCTAATGATGTTCCA TACCAATTTCAGGTGGAAGAGGAGGCAAATGGTGGCCAAGGAAATCAATTTCACCCGGCTTATCAAATGGTTCAGCCTAATAGCATTCCG GCTTCTTTCACCAGCATCCAAGGAATTCCAGCGCCACTGATGCTACCACCTGCGATTAATTCATCTGCTGAAGCCAAGTTTACCAATGATGGATTTGCATTGGACAATAAGGAGGGACTTTAA
- the LOC104232270 gene encoding uncharacterized protein isoform X4 codes for MEFPKSSSALSSEMQKSVAIHSCLPSNNKTQQDEDKREPCFMHLLRAKLLCFWKQQVEEILQASELKRKQELPLARIRRVIKSNDQVKMVSAHAIVLFAKATEMFILELTLRAWMQAEQVKRRTLKRYDIARAIRNEELLDFLCDIVPLQSYKFQVEEANYGQGNEFHPAYQMVQPINFPYQFQVEEEANDGQGNEFHPAYEMLQLQPNNIPLQYQFQVEEEALDVRGNEFHQAYQMVQPNNILLQQQNQFQVEELANDGQGNEFLVAYQMVQPNDVPYQFQVEEEANGGQGNQFHPAYQMVQPNSIPASFTSIQGIPAPLMLPPAINSSAEAKFTNDGFALDNKEGL; via the exons ATGGAATTCCCAAAATCCTCATCAGCTCTATCATCAGAAATGCAAAAGTCGGTTGCTATCCATAGCTGCTTGCCAAGTAACAACAAAACTCAGCAG GATGAAGATAAAAGGGAGCCTTGTTTCATGCATTTGCTAAGAGCAAAGCTCCTCTGTTTCTGGAAACAACAAGTCGAAGAAATTCTTCAAGCTTCAG AGCTAAAGAGAAAACAAGAGCTGCCCCTTGCAAGGATCAGGCGCGTAATTAAGTCAAACGATCAAGTAAAG ATGGTTAGCGCACATGCTATCGTTTTATTTGCAAAAGCAACTGAGATGTTCATTCTTGAACTCACACTTCGTGCGTGGATGCAAGCTGAACAAGTCAAACGTCGAACTCTGAAGCGTTATGACATTGCTAGGGCCATAAGGAATGAAGAACTTCTTGATTTCCTGTGTGATATCGTCCCACTGCAGTCCTATAAG TTTCAGGTGGAAGAGGCAAATTATGGCCAAGGAAATGAATTTCACCCGGCTTATCAAATGGTTCAGCCTATTAACTTTCCA TACCAATTTCAGGTGGAAGAGGAGGCAAATGATGGCCAAGGAAATGAATTTCACCCGGCTTATGAAATGCTTCAGCTTCAGCCTAATAACATTCCG CTACAGTACCAGTTTCAGGTGGAAGAGGAGGCCCTTGATGTCCGAGGAAATGAATTTCATCAGGCTTATCAAATGGTTCAGCCCAATAACATTCTG CTGCAGCAGCAGAACCAATTTCAGGTGGAAGAGTTGGCAAATGACGGCCAGGGAAATGAATTTCTCGTAGCTTATCAAATGGTTCAGCCTAATGATGTTCCA TACCAATTTCAGGTGGAAGAGGAGGCAAATGGTGGCCAAGGAAATCAATTTCACCCGGCTTATCAAATGGTTCAGCCTAATAGCATTCCG GCTTCTTTCACCAGCATCCAAGGAATTCCAGCGCCACTGATGCTACCACCTGCGATTAATTCATCTGCTGAAGCCAAGTTTACCAATGATGGATTTGCATTGGACAATAAGGAGGGACTTTAA
- the LOC104232270 gene encoding uncharacterized protein isoform X8, producing the protein MEFPKSSSALSSEMQKSVAIHSCLPSNNKTQQDEDKREPCFMHLLRAKLLCFWKQQVEEILQASELKRKQELPLARIRRVIKSNDQVKMVSAHAIVLFAKATEMFILELTLRAWMQAEQVKRRTLKRYDIARAIRNEELLDFLCDIVPLQSYKFQVEEANYGQGNEFHPAYQMVQPINFPYQFQVEEEANDGQGNEFHPAYEMLQLQPNNIPYQFQVEEEALDVRGNEFHQAYQMVQPNNILLQQQNQFQVEELANDGQGNEFLVAYQMVQPNDVPYQFQVEEEANGGQGNQFHPAYQMVQPNSIPASFTSIQGIPAPLMLPPAINSSAEAKFTNDGFALDNKEGL; encoded by the exons ATGGAATTCCCAAAATCCTCATCAGCTCTATCATCAGAAATGCAAAAGTCGGTTGCTATCCATAGCTGCTTGCCAAGTAACAACAAAACTCAGCAG GATGAAGATAAAAGGGAGCCTTGTTTCATGCATTTGCTAAGAGCAAAGCTCCTCTGTTTCTGGAAACAACAAGTCGAAGAAATTCTTCAAGCTTCAG AGCTAAAGAGAAAACAAGAGCTGCCCCTTGCAAGGATCAGGCGCGTAATTAAGTCAAACGATCAAGTAAAG ATGGTTAGCGCACATGCTATCGTTTTATTTGCAAAAGCAACTGAGATGTTCATTCTTGAACTCACACTTCGTGCGTGGATGCAAGCTGAACAAGTCAAACGTCGAACTCTGAAGCGTTATGACATTGCTAGGGCCATAAGGAATGAAGAACTTCTTGATTTCCTGTGTGATATCGTCCCACTGCAGTCCTATAAG TTTCAGGTGGAAGAGGCAAATTATGGCCAAGGAAATGAATTTCACCCGGCTTATCAAATGGTTCAGCCTATTAACTTTCCA TACCAATTTCAGGTGGAAGAGGAGGCAAATGATGGCCAAGGAAATGAATTTCACCCGGCTTATGAAATGCTTCAGCTTCAGCCTAATAACATTCCG TACCAGTTTCAGGTGGAAGAGGAGGCCCTTGATGTCCGAGGAAATGAATTTCATCAGGCTTATCAAATGGTTCAGCCCAATAACATTCTG CTGCAGCAGCAGAACCAATTTCAGGTGGAAGAGTTGGCAAATGACGGCCAGGGAAATGAATTTCTCGTAGCTTATCAAATGGTTCAGCCTAATGATGTTCCA TACCAATTTCAGGTGGAAGAGGAGGCAAATGGTGGCCAAGGAAATCAATTTCACCCGGCTTATCAAATGGTTCAGCCTAATAGCATTCCG GCTTCTTTCACCAGCATCCAAGGAATTCCAGCGCCACTGATGCTACCACCTGCGATTAATTCATCTGCTGAAGCCAAGTTTACCAATGATGGATTTGCATTGGACAATAAGGAGGGACTTTAA
- the LOC104232270 gene encoding uncharacterized protein isoform X3, whose amino-acid sequence MEFPKSSSALSSEMQKSVAIHSCLPSNNKTQQDEDKREPCFMHLLRAKLLCFWKQQVEEILQASELKRKQELPLARIRRVIKSNDQVKMVSAHAIVLFAKATEMFILELTLRAWMQAEQVKRRTLKRYDIARAIRNEELLDFLCDIVPLQSYKFQVEEANYGQGNEFHPAYQMVQPINFPNLQYQFQVEEEANDGQGNEFHPAYEMLQLQPNNIPLQYQFQVEEEALDVRGNEFHQAYQMVQPNNILQQNQFQVEELANDGQGNEFLVAYQMVQPNDVPYQFQVEEEANGGQGNQFHPAYQMVQPNSIPASFTSIQGIPAPLMLPPAINSSAEAKFTNDGFALDNKEGL is encoded by the exons ATGGAATTCCCAAAATCCTCATCAGCTCTATCATCAGAAATGCAAAAGTCGGTTGCTATCCATAGCTGCTTGCCAAGTAACAACAAAACTCAGCAG GATGAAGATAAAAGGGAGCCTTGTTTCATGCATTTGCTAAGAGCAAAGCTCCTCTGTTTCTGGAAACAACAAGTCGAAGAAATTCTTCAAGCTTCAG AGCTAAAGAGAAAACAAGAGCTGCCCCTTGCAAGGATCAGGCGCGTAATTAAGTCAAACGATCAAGTAAAG ATGGTTAGCGCACATGCTATCGTTTTATTTGCAAAAGCAACTGAGATGTTCATTCTTGAACTCACACTTCGTGCGTGGATGCAAGCTGAACAAGTCAAACGTCGAACTCTGAAGCGTTATGACATTGCTAGGGCCATAAGGAATGAAGAACTTCTTGATTTCCTGTGTGATATCGTCCCACTGCAGTCCTATAAG TTTCAGGTGGAAGAGGCAAATTATGGCCAAGGAAATGAATTTCACCCGGCTTATCAAATGGTTCAGCCTATTAACTTTCCA AATCTGCAGTACCAATTTCAGGTGGAAGAGGAGGCAAATGATGGCCAAGGAAATGAATTTCACCCGGCTTATGAAATGCTTCAGCTTCAGCCTAATAACATTCCG CTACAGTACCAGTTTCAGGTGGAAGAGGAGGCCCTTGATGTCCGAGGAAATGAATTTCATCAGGCTTATCAAATGGTTCAGCCCAATAACATTCTG CAGCAGAACCAATTTCAGGTGGAAGAGTTGGCAAATGACGGCCAGGGAAATGAATTTCTCGTAGCTTATCAAATGGTTCAGCCTAATGATGTTCCA TACCAATTTCAGGTGGAAGAGGAGGCAAATGGTGGCCAAGGAAATCAATTTCACCCGGCTTATCAAATGGTTCAGCCTAATAGCATTCCG GCTTCTTTCACCAGCATCCAAGGAATTCCAGCGCCACTGATGCTACCACCTGCGATTAATTCATCTGCTGAAGCCAAGTTTACCAATGATGGATTTGCATTGGACAATAAGGAGGGACTTTAA
- the LOC104232270 gene encoding uncharacterized protein isoform X5, translating to MEFPKSSSALSSEMQKSVAIHSCLPSNNKTQQDEDKREPCFMHLLRAKLLCFWKQQVEEILQASELKRKQELPLARIRRVIKSNDQVKMVSAHAIVLFAKATEMFILELTLRAWMQAEQVKRRTLKRYDIARAIRNEELLDFLCDIVPLQSYKFQVEEANYGQGNEFHPAYQMVQPINFPNLQYQFQVEEEANDGQGNEFHPAYEMLQLQPNNIPLQYQFQVEEEALDVRGNEFHQAYQMVQPNNILQNQFQVEELANDGQGNEFLVAYQMVQPNDVPYQFQVEEEANGGQGNQFHPAYQMVQPNSIPASFTSIQGIPAPLMLPPAINSSAEAKFTNDGFALDNKEGL from the exons ATGGAATTCCCAAAATCCTCATCAGCTCTATCATCAGAAATGCAAAAGTCGGTTGCTATCCATAGCTGCTTGCCAAGTAACAACAAAACTCAGCAG GATGAAGATAAAAGGGAGCCTTGTTTCATGCATTTGCTAAGAGCAAAGCTCCTCTGTTTCTGGAAACAACAAGTCGAAGAAATTCTTCAAGCTTCAG AGCTAAAGAGAAAACAAGAGCTGCCCCTTGCAAGGATCAGGCGCGTAATTAAGTCAAACGATCAAGTAAAG ATGGTTAGCGCACATGCTATCGTTTTATTTGCAAAAGCAACTGAGATGTTCATTCTTGAACTCACACTTCGTGCGTGGATGCAAGCTGAACAAGTCAAACGTCGAACTCTGAAGCGTTATGACATTGCTAGGGCCATAAGGAATGAAGAACTTCTTGATTTCCTGTGTGATATCGTCCCACTGCAGTCCTATAAG TTTCAGGTGGAAGAGGCAAATTATGGCCAAGGAAATGAATTTCACCCGGCTTATCAAATGGTTCAGCCTATTAACTTTCCA AATCTGCAGTACCAATTTCAGGTGGAAGAGGAGGCAAATGATGGCCAAGGAAATGAATTTCACCCGGCTTATGAAATGCTTCAGCTTCAGCCTAATAACATTCCG CTACAGTACCAGTTTCAGGTGGAAGAGGAGGCCCTTGATGTCCGAGGAAATGAATTTCATCAGGCTTATCAAATGGTTCAGCCCAATAACATTCTG CAGAACCAATTTCAGGTGGAAGAGTTGGCAAATGACGGCCAGGGAAATGAATTTCTCGTAGCTTATCAAATGGTTCAGCCTAATGATGTTCCA TACCAATTTCAGGTGGAAGAGGAGGCAAATGGTGGCCAAGGAAATCAATTTCACCCGGCTTATCAAATGGTTCAGCCTAATAGCATTCCG GCTTCTTTCACCAGCATCCAAGGAATTCCAGCGCCACTGATGCTACCACCTGCGATTAATTCATCTGCTGAAGCCAAGTTTACCAATGATGGATTTGCATTGGACAATAAGGAGGGACTTTAA
- the LOC104232270 gene encoding uncharacterized protein isoform X11, with the protein MEFPKSSSALSSEMQKSVAIHSCLPSNNKTQQDEDKREPCFMHLLRAKLLCFWKQQVEEILQASELKRKQELPLARIRRVIKSNDQVKMVSAHAIVLFAKATEMFILELTLRAWMQAEQVKRRTLKRYDIARAIRNEELLDFLCDIVPLQSYKFQVEEANYGQGNEFHPAYQMVQPINFPVEEEANDGQGNEFHPAYEMLQLQPNNIPLQYQFQVEEEALDVRGNEFHQAYQMVQPNNILLQQQNQFQVEELANDGQGNEFLVAYQMVQPNDVPYQFQVEEEANGGQGNQFHPAYQMVQPNSIPASFTSIQGIPAPLMLPPAINSSAEAKFTNDGFALDNKEGL; encoded by the exons ATGGAATTCCCAAAATCCTCATCAGCTCTATCATCAGAAATGCAAAAGTCGGTTGCTATCCATAGCTGCTTGCCAAGTAACAACAAAACTCAGCAG GATGAAGATAAAAGGGAGCCTTGTTTCATGCATTTGCTAAGAGCAAAGCTCCTCTGTTTCTGGAAACAACAAGTCGAAGAAATTCTTCAAGCTTCAG AGCTAAAGAGAAAACAAGAGCTGCCCCTTGCAAGGATCAGGCGCGTAATTAAGTCAAACGATCAAGTAAAG ATGGTTAGCGCACATGCTATCGTTTTATTTGCAAAAGCAACTGAGATGTTCATTCTTGAACTCACACTTCGTGCGTGGATGCAAGCTGAACAAGTCAAACGTCGAACTCTGAAGCGTTATGACATTGCTAGGGCCATAAGGAATGAAGAACTTCTTGATTTCCTGTGTGATATCGTCCCACTGCAGTCCTATAAG TTTCAGGTGGAAGAGGCAAATTATGGCCAAGGAAATGAATTTCACCCGGCTTATCAAATGGTTCAGCCTATTAACTTTCCA GTGGAAGAGGAGGCAAATGATGGCCAAGGAAATGAATTTCACCCGGCTTATGAAATGCTTCAGCTTCAGCCTAATAACATTCCG CTACAGTACCAGTTTCAGGTGGAAGAGGAGGCCCTTGATGTCCGAGGAAATGAATTTCATCAGGCTTATCAAATGGTTCAGCCCAATAACATTCTG CTGCAGCAGCAGAACCAATTTCAGGTGGAAGAGTTGGCAAATGACGGCCAGGGAAATGAATTTCTCGTAGCTTATCAAATGGTTCAGCCTAATGATGTTCCA TACCAATTTCAGGTGGAAGAGGAGGCAAATGGTGGCCAAGGAAATCAATTTCACCCGGCTTATCAAATGGTTCAGCCTAATAGCATTCCG GCTTCTTTCACCAGCATCCAAGGAATTCCAGCGCCACTGATGCTACCACCTGCGATTAATTCATCTGCTGAAGCCAAGTTTACCAATGATGGATTTGCATTGGACAATAAGGAGGGACTTTAA
- the LOC104232270 gene encoding uncharacterized protein isoform X10, giving the protein MEFPKSSSALSSEMQKSVAIHSCLPSNNKTQQDEDKREPCFMHLLRAKLLCFWKQQVEEILQASELKRKQELPLARIRRVIKSNDQVKMVSAHAIVLFAKATEMFILELTLRAWMQAEQVKRRTLKRYDIARAIRNEELLDFLCDIVPLQSYKFQVEEANYGQGNEFHPAYQMVQPINFPYQFQVEEEANDGQGNEFHPAYEMLQLQPNNIPYQFQVEEEALDVRGNEFHQAYQMVQPNNILQQNQFQVEELANDGQGNEFLVAYQMVQPNDVPYQFQVEEEANGGQGNQFHPAYQMVQPNSIPASFTSIQGIPAPLMLPPAINSSAEAKFTNDGFALDNKEGL; this is encoded by the exons ATGGAATTCCCAAAATCCTCATCAGCTCTATCATCAGAAATGCAAAAGTCGGTTGCTATCCATAGCTGCTTGCCAAGTAACAACAAAACTCAGCAG GATGAAGATAAAAGGGAGCCTTGTTTCATGCATTTGCTAAGAGCAAAGCTCCTCTGTTTCTGGAAACAACAAGTCGAAGAAATTCTTCAAGCTTCAG AGCTAAAGAGAAAACAAGAGCTGCCCCTTGCAAGGATCAGGCGCGTAATTAAGTCAAACGATCAAGTAAAG ATGGTTAGCGCACATGCTATCGTTTTATTTGCAAAAGCAACTGAGATGTTCATTCTTGAACTCACACTTCGTGCGTGGATGCAAGCTGAACAAGTCAAACGTCGAACTCTGAAGCGTTATGACATTGCTAGGGCCATAAGGAATGAAGAACTTCTTGATTTCCTGTGTGATATCGTCCCACTGCAGTCCTATAAG TTTCAGGTGGAAGAGGCAAATTATGGCCAAGGAAATGAATTTCACCCGGCTTATCAAATGGTTCAGCCTATTAACTTTCCA TACCAATTTCAGGTGGAAGAGGAGGCAAATGATGGCCAAGGAAATGAATTTCACCCGGCTTATGAAATGCTTCAGCTTCAGCCTAATAACATTCCG TACCAGTTTCAGGTGGAAGAGGAGGCCCTTGATGTCCGAGGAAATGAATTTCATCAGGCTTATCAAATGGTTCAGCCCAATAACATTCTG CAGCAGAACCAATTTCAGGTGGAAGAGTTGGCAAATGACGGCCAGGGAAATGAATTTCTCGTAGCTTATCAAATGGTTCAGCCTAATGATGTTCCA TACCAATTTCAGGTGGAAGAGGAGGCAAATGGTGGCCAAGGAAATCAATTTCACCCGGCTTATCAAATGGTTCAGCCTAATAGCATTCCG GCTTCTTTCACCAGCATCCAAGGAATTCCAGCGCCACTGATGCTACCACCTGCGATTAATTCATCTGCTGAAGCCAAGTTTACCAATGATGGATTTGCATTGGACAATAAGGAGGGACTTTAA